A single genomic interval of Malania oleifera isolate guangnan ecotype guangnan chromosome 13, ASM2987363v1, whole genome shotgun sequence harbors:
- the LOC131145574 gene encoding uncharacterized protein LOC131145574 encodes MHGREGENRKRSRHMWSVPSRGTTTVAGDSCTSTADSFCKDGRRIRIGDCALFKPPQDSPPFIGIIRWLTVGRENNLKLGVNWIYRPTEVKLGKGFLLEAAPNEVFYSFHKDEIPAASLLHPCKVTFLPKGVELPSGLSSFVCRRVYDIANKCLWWLTDQDYIDERQEEVDQLLHKTQIEMHATVQPGGRSPKPMNGPASTSQLKSGSDNVQHNGTSFPTQARGKKRERGDQGSEPVKRERSSKIDDADLGNFRAESILKSEIVKITDKGGGLVDMEGVEKLVQLMLPERSDRKIDLAGRSLLAGAIAATENFDCLSWFVQLKGLPVLDEWLQEVHKGKIGDGSSSRENDKSIEEFLLVLLRALDKLPVNLNALQMCNIGKSVNHLRTHKNMEIHKKARSLVDTWKKRVEAEMNSHDAKSGSSQAVAWPARPRHADVSHGGSRHLGGSSEGAMKSSVTQLSASRSASVKPVQGDAVKSGSASLGNMKSVPSPASVGTNSKDGQPRILVGSVSDPQTAARDEKSSSSSQSHNNSQSCSSDHAKTVAFPGKEDARSSTAGSMSVSKMSAGASRHRKSVNGFPGPNLSGVQRETGSSRSSLHRNPTPEKLSHSGLTCEKASDIPVAEGNNHKLIVKIPNRGRSPAQSASGGSFDDPSIVNSRASSPVISEKHEQFDRALKDKSDAYRTNIASDVNTESWQSNDFKDVLTGSDEGDGSPPSVPDGEHCKTGDAARKMAELSKAASSSSGNEAKSEKLHDGSFTSINALIESCVKCSETNASMSVGDDVGMNLLASVAAGEMSRGDLVSPTDSPQGTSTMVDDCCPATDVKPKPSGRDDPAQAQNLPNDVANSDSGKQCITAGNLWPKDGLHQLVKHASANFSRDRKETSFSEEKPGDHNEFMNSSCMDLQQTVGPCLETNGKSDDVIAASLAASPTCAREKGVDEEDQHHERKSVPTGANANGISDSKQKLSSSLSAEDKLNNLFSSVEGEKKAVEVLPSCPLLETSSNKKNNVNGGFGGGVKTESKPPATMMHSECLEKTNDEIPLPSDSGKDLTPENTDVIKGERLDEINARNHVSQVEKQKIEQENNTSPAVENRVVAGSDRATADSRGEFVEESIENNVGFEPSSGGPVSQTEQHMRSRANKLTGTEGDETDECASTTADASSFSASGGSDADTKLEFDLNEGFNVDDGKCGEPINLVPPGCSASVNLISPLPFPVSSTTGGTPASITVAAAAKGPFVPPDDLLRSKGELGWKGSAATSAFRPAEPRKVLEMSLGTASASFADATGGKQGRPLLDIDLNVPDERILDDMACQNSAEETGSISNAINSHDLARGCAPVRAFGGLDLDLNRVDEAADIGQCSTSNGHRLEVPLLSVKSSLSAGYPNGEVNFRRDFDLNNGPGLEEPSVEPSPFSQPARSSIPSQPSQTHAACVRMNNTEVGNLASWFPQGNTYSALTIPSILPDRGEQSFPIVATGGPPRIMGPHTSGSPFSPDAYRGSVLSSSPAVSFPSSPYQYPVFPFGSSFPLPSATFSVGSTTFLDSSSGGRLCFPAVHTQLIGPGSTVSSQFPRPYVVSLPEGGNNGVADSRRKPGRQSLDLNAGPGGPDIDGRDETLPLTARQLSVASSQALAEEQARMYQVAGGVLKRKDPEGGWDPERFGRKQSSWQ; translated from the exons ATGCATGGGCGGGAAGGTGAGAATAGGAAGCGGAGTCGGCACATGTGGTCGGTCCCCTCGCGTGGCACGACGACTGTAGCCGGTGATTCTTGTACATCTACAGCTGATTCTTTCTGCAAG GATGGGCGTAGGATTCGCATTGGTGACTGTGCTCTTTTCAAGCCACCTCAGGATTCCCCACCTTTCATTGGAATAATTCGTTGGTTAACTGTGGGTAGAGAGAACAATCTGAAATTGGGTGTGAATTGGATTTATCGACCTACTGAAGTAAAGCTTGGCAAAGGCTTCCTCCTGGAAGCTGCGCCTAACGAAGTCTTCTATTCATTTCACAAGGATGAGATTCCAGCTGCCTCATTACTTCATCCATGCAAAGTTACATTCCTTCCTAAAGGTGTTGAACTTCCTTCAGGGTTATCCTCGTTTGTGTGCAGGCGGGTATATGACATTGCAAACAAATGTTTATGGTGGCTAACTGATCAAGATTACATTGAT GAGCGACAAGAAGAGGTAGATCAGCTGTTACATAAAACACAAATAGAAATGCATGCAACCGTACAACCAGGTGGCCGATCTCCAAAACCAATGAATGGTCCAGCATCAACATCACAATTAAAATCTGGCTCGGATAATGTACAGCACAATGGTACTTCTTTTCCAACCCAAGCTAGGGGAAAGAAAAGAGAGCGTGGAGACCAGGGTTCTGAGCCTGTTAAACGAGAACGTTCTTCAAAAATAGATGATGCTGATTTGGGTAATTTTAGAGCTGAAAGTATTTTAAAATCTGAGATCGTAAAAATAACCGACAAAGGAGGAGGGCTTGTAGATATGGAAGGTGTTGAAAAATTGGTGCAACTAATGCTGCCTGAGAGGAGTGATAGGAAAATAGACTTGGCTGGCCGATCCTTGCTTGCAGGTGCTATAGCAGCCACAGAAAATTTTGATTGCCTGAGTTGGTTTGTGCAGCTCAAGGGTTTGCCTGTATTGGATGAGTGGCTTCAGGAAGTCCATAAAGGGAAGATTGGTGATGGTAGCAGCTCCAGAGAAAATGATAAATCTATTGAGGAATTTCTTTTGGTTCTACTTCGTGCACTTGATAAGTTGCCTGTGAATCTTAATGCCCTACAAATGTGTAACATTGGAAAATCTGTGAATCATTTACGTACACATAAAAACATGGAAATTCATAAAAAGGCAAGGAGTTTGGTCGACACATGGAAGAAACGTGTTGAGGCTGAGATGAACAGCCATGATGCAAAGTCTGGTTCTAGTCAAGCTGTTGCATGGCCTGCCAGACCACGTCATGCTGATGTTTCTCACGGTGGGAGCAGACATTTGGGTGGATCCTCTGAGGGTGCGATGAAGAGTTCTGTTACACAGCTTTCTGCATCTAGAAGTGCTTCAGTCAAGCCAGTTCAGGGGGATGCTGTGAAGTCTGGGTCTGCTTCTCTGGGGAATATGAAATCAGTGCCATCCCCTGCATCTGTAGGTACTAACTCAAAGGATGGACAGCCCAGAATCCTTGTTGGTAGTGTTTCAGATCCTCAAACAGCTGCCAGGGATGAGAAGAGCAGCAGTTCTAGTCAGTCTCACAATAACAGTCAATCTTGTTCTAGTGATCATGCCAAGACTGTGGCTTTTCCGGGGAAGGAAGATGCTAGGAGTTCCACTGCTGGGTCAATGAGTGTGAGTAAAATGTCAGCCGGTGCTTCTCGGCATCGGAAATCAGTAAATGGGTTCCCAGGGCCCAATTTATCTGGAGTTCAGAGGGAAACTGGGTCAAGCAGAAGTTCTTTGCACAGAAATCCCACTCCAGAAAAATTATCGCATTCAGGATTAACATGTGAAAAGGCAAGTGATATTCCTGTTGCTGAGGGAAACAATCACAAACTAATAGTCAAGATTCCAAACCGGGGCCGGAGTCCTGCACAAAGTGCCAGTGGTGGATCTTTTGATGACCCATCCATCGTGAATAGCAGAGCATCTTCTCCAGTTATTTCAGAGAAGCATGAACAATTTGATCGTGCCTTAAAGGACAAAAGCGATGCTTATCGCACCAATATTGCTTCAGATGTGAACACAGAGTCATGGCAAAGCAATGACTTCAAAGATGTTCTTACTGGGTCTGATGAAGGGGATGGGTCACCCCCTTCTGTTCCTGACGGAGAGCACTGTAAGACTGGTGATGCTGCCAGGAAAATGGCAGAATTATCAAAAGCTGCTTCCTCCTCATCAGGAAATGAAGCCAAGTCAGAGAAATTGCATGACGGTTCTTTTACCTCTATAAATGCTTTAATTGAAAGCTGTGTCAAGTGCTCTGAAACAAATGCTTCCATGTCAGTTGGGGATGATGTTGGGATGAATCTACTTGCTAGTGTGGCTGCTGGAGAAATGTCCAGGGGTGATTTGGTTTCGCCCACTGACTCTCCACAGGGAACCAGTACCATGGTTGACGACTGTTGCCCAGCCACTGATGTGAAACCAAAACCGTCAGGTAGAGATGATCCTGCTCAGGCACAAAACCTGCCTAACGATGTGGCTAATAGTGATTCTGGGAAACAGTGTATTACTGCTGGTAATTTGTGGCCTAAGGATGGCTTACATCAACTAGTAAAGCATGCATCTGCCAACTTCTCTAGAGATCGTAAAGAAACTTCTTTTTCTGAAGAGAAACCTGGTGATCACAATGAATTTATGAATTCATCCTGTATGGATTTGCAACAAACTGTTGGGCCGTGCTTAGAAACTAATGGTAAGTCAGATGATGTGATTGCTGCTTCTTTGGCCGCATCCCCAACATGTGCTAGAGAAAAGGGTGTGGATGAAGAAGATCAACATCATGAAAGAAAGTCTGTTCCCACTGGAGCAAATGCTAACGGAATTTCAGACAGTAAACAAAAGTTAAGCAGTTCTTTGTCAGCAGAGGATAAACTGAATAATCTCTTTTCAAGTGTAGAAGGCGAGAAGAAAGCTGTTGAAGTATTACCATCTTGCCCTTTATTAGAAACTAGCAGCAACAAAAAGAATAATGTGAATGGAGGGTTTGGCGGTGGGGTCAAAACAGAGTCTAAGCCACCTGCCACAATGATGCATTCTGAGTGTCTAGAGAAAACCAATGATGAAATTCCACTGCCTTCAGATTCTGGCAAAGATTTGACTCCAGAAAATACTGATGTAATTAAAGGTGAAAGACTTGACGAAATTAATGCCAGGAATCATGTCAGTCAGGTTGAAAAGCAGAAAATTGAGCAGGAAAATAATACGTCTCCCGCTGTTGAGAATCGAGTTGTAGCAGGCTCAGATCGGGCTACTGCAGATAGTAGGGGTGAGTTTGTGGAAGAGAGCATAGAAAATAATGTTGGTTTCGAGCCCTCTTCTGGTGGACCTGTCTCTCAAACAGAACAGCATATGAGATCTAGAGCAAACAAATTAACTGGCACTGAAGGGGATGAAACAGATGAATGTGCGTCAACAACTGCAGATGCTTCTTCATTCTCTGCTTCCGGGGGTTCAGATGCGGACACAAAGCTGGAGTTTGATTTGAATGAAGGCTTTAATGTTGATGATGGTAAATGTGGAGAGCCAATTAACTTGGTGCCACCTGGATGTTCAGCTTCTGTAAATCTAATTAGCCCATTGCCATTTCCTGTTTCTTCAACCACAGGTGGAACTCCTGCTTCAATTACAGTTGCTGCAGCTGCCAAAGGCCCTTTTGTGCCACCAGATGACTTATTGAGGAGTAAGGGAGAACTTGGATGGAAGGGATCAGCTGCTACAAGTGCGTTTCGCCCAGCTGAACCCAGGAAGGTTCTGGAGATGTCTCTTGGAACAGCTAGTGCTTCCTTTGCTGATGCTACAGGTGGTAAACAGGGTCGTCCTCTATTGGATATTGACCTGAACGTGCCGGATGAAAGAATTCTTGATGACATGGCTTGTCAGAACTCTGCTGAGGAAACAGGCTCAATATCTAATGCCATAAATAGTCATGATTTGGCGCGTGGTTGTGCCCCTGTTCGTGCCTTTGGAGGCCTTGATCTTGATTTAAACAGAGTTGATGAAGCTGCTGATATTGGGCAGTGCTCAACAAGCAATGGTCATAGATTGGAGGTCCCACTCCTGTCAGTTAAATCGTCATTGTCAGCTGGATATCCCAATGGTGAGGTGAACTTTCGGAGGGACTTTGATTTGAACAATGGTCCTGGCCTTGAAGAGCCAAGTGTTGAGCCATCACCATTTAGCCAGCCAGCCCGGAGTAGCATACCTTCGCAACCTTCACAGACGCATGCAGCTTGTGTTAGAATGAATAATACAGAAGTAGGAAACTTAGCTTCATGGTTTCCTCAAGGGAACACTTACTCAGCGCTCACAATTCCATCAATTTTGCCAGATAGAGGGGAGCAGTCCTTTCCAATTGTTGCAACGGGGGGACCCCCCAGGATAATGGGTCCCCATACTAGTGGTAGCCCATTTAGTCCTGATGCCTATAGGGGTTCGGTGTTGTCATCTTCTCCTGCAGTGTCCTTTCCCTCCTCCCCATATCAGTATCCTGTCTTTCCTTTTGGATCCAGCTTCCCTTTGCCTTCAGCCACCTTTTCAGTTGGTTCAACTACATTTTTGGATTCGTCATCTGGTGGGAGACTTTGCTTCCCCGCTGTTCATACACAGTTAATAGGGCCTGGCAGTACAGTTTCATCCCAGTTTCCGAGGCCTTATGTTGTTAGCCTTCCAGAGGGTGGCAATAATGGTGTAGCGGACAGTCGTAGGAAACCGGGCAGGCAGAGCCTAGACCTTAATGCAGGCCCTGGAGGCCCAGATATAGACGGGAGAGATGAGACTTTGCCTCTCACAGCGAGGCAACTCTCTGTTGCCAGTTCACAGGCCTTAGCAGAGGAGCAGGCAAGGATGTACCAGGTGGCAGGTGGTGTTTTGAAGAGGAAGGATCCTGAGGGAGGGTGGGATCCAGAGAGGTTTGGCCGCAAGCAATCTTCATGGCAATAG